From Pseudoleptotrichia goodfellowii, a single genomic window includes:
- the trmB gene encoding tRNA (guanosine(46)-N7)-methyltransferase TrmB, with protein MKTEKIENEKQAKEVWEYFFEKPKKNYNKYIYEMVEYPEHLMYDNEKVDSYKGKWADFFGNNNDIFLEIGCGSGNFAVGNAEKYKDRNYIALELRFKRLVLGARKSKKRNIKNILFIRKRGETILDFIGENEISGIYINFPDPWEGEEHKRVISKELFEKLNVILKKDGKLYFKTDHQKYYEDVIELVDKLDGYEIVYHTDDLHNTEKAVENIKTEFEQMFLSKHNMNIKYVEIVKKI; from the coding sequence TTGAAAACTGAAAAAATTGAGAATGAAAAGCAGGCAAAAGAAGTATGGGAATATTTTTTTGAGAAACCGAAAAAAAATTATAACAAATATATTTACGAAATGGTTGAATATCCTGAACATCTTATGTATGATAATGAAAAAGTCGACAGTTATAAAGGCAAATGGGCAGACTTTTTCGGGAATAATAATGATATATTTTTGGAAATAGGCTGCGGAAGCGGGAATTTTGCCGTGGGAAATGCCGAGAAATATAAAGATAGAAATTATATTGCATTGGAACTCAGATTTAAAAGGCTTGTACTCGGAGCGAGAAAGTCAAAAAAAAGAAATATTAAAAATATTCTGTTTATAAGAAAAAGAGGAGAAACAATCCTTGATTTTATAGGAGAAAATGAAATAAGTGGAATTTATATTAATTTTCCTGACCCTTGGGAAGGTGAAGAACATAAAAGAGTCATAAGTAAAGAACTGTTTGAGAAGCTGAATGTTATTCTAAAAAAAGACGGAAAATTATATTTTAAAACCGATCATCAGAAATATTATGAAGATGTAATTGAATTGGTCGATAAGCTTGACGGATATGAGATCGTTTATCATACTGATGATCTGCATAATACGGAAAAAGCAGTAGAAAATATAAAAACCGAGTTTGAACAGATGTTTTTAAGTAAGCACAATATGAATATAAAGTATGTGGAAATTGTTAAGAAAATATAA
- a CDS encoding 3-deoxy-D-manno-octulosonic acid transferase translates to MKNRDFLKKEEKAVFIHMSSVGEFNLSKELIEKLLERKEKIIISVMTDTGKEAVTKAYGNNKNIKIIFFPLDDYFMLRKVYKNFSVKKTVIIETEIWPNLYQTAEKYSELYIINGRLTEKNMKTYRKIKPLIKKTLNKVKKIMIQSEEDKERYLDLGVKKEKIYVFKNLKYSIKYEILSEKEKKELLDNYTINGRKIIVCGSTRPGEEKIWIEVFKEININSVYQLIIVPRHLDKISEIADEIKQTFGEENFSLLSENKKNDIILVDKMGMLRDFYQLADFVFVGGTLVNIGGHSILEPLYYGKMPIIGEYYQNIEEIVKEAKKMKFIKIVKNKNEITEYLKKSEIINTSDFFKKNDEIDKILKELYGD, encoded by the coding sequence TTGAAAAATCGGGATTTTCTAAAAAAAGAAGAAAAAGCGGTATTTATACATATGTCGTCTGTAGGTGAGTTTAATTTATCCAAAGAGCTTATTGAAAAACTGCTCGAAAGAAAAGAAAAAATAATAATATCTGTTATGACCGATACAGGAAAAGAAGCTGTAACGAAAGCATACGGAAATAATAAAAATATTAAAATAATATTTTTTCCTTTGGATGATTATTTTATGTTGAGAAAAGTATATAAAAATTTTTCCGTAAAAAAGACGGTTATAATAGAAACGGAAATTTGGCCTAATTTATATCAGACAGCAGAAAAATACTCGGAACTTTATATTATAAACGGCAGACTGACCGAAAAAAATATGAAAACATACAGAAAAATAAAGCCTCTAATAAAAAAAACACTGAATAAAGTAAAAAAAATAATGATTCAAAGCGAGGAAGACAAAGAGAGATATTTAGATTTGGGAGTAAAAAAAGAAAAAATATATGTATTTAAAAATTTAAAATACTCCATAAAATATGAAATTTTGTCTGAAAAAGAGAAAAAGGAGCTTTTAGATAATTATACTATAAACGGAAGAAAAATAATCGTTTGCGGGAGTACTCGTCCGGGTGAAGAAAAAATATGGATTGAAGTGTTTAAGGAAATAAACATAAATAGCGTGTATCAGCTGATAATTGTGCCGAGGCATTTGGACAAAATCAGTGAAATTGCTGATGAAATAAAACAAACTTTCGGAGAGGAAAACTTTTCTCTATTGTCTGAAAATAAAAAAAATGATATTATATTAGTCGATAAAATGGGAATGTTAAGAGATTTTTATCAATTAGCCGACTTTGTATTTGTAGGGGGGACTCTTGTAAATATAGGAGGGCATTCGATACTGGAACCTCTTTATTACGGTAAAATGCCTATAATCGGGGAATATTATCAAAATATAGAGGAAATAGTAAAAGAAGCGAAAAAAATGAAGTTTATAAAAATTGTCAAAAATAAGAATGAAATAACAGAATACCTGAAAAAATCTGAAATAATAAACACATCGGACTTTTTTAAAAAAAATGATGAAATAGATAAAATTTTAAAAGAACTGTATGGTGATTAG
- a CDS encoding MFS transporter, giving the protein MKKIWINKNFAFLCVSALFDGAATQFSIFLFPLIAIYLYNTNVMQTSLITFVTFIPNLFLANHAGIFVDRHRKKKILLICNIISMVLIFLLILLIMLNVKNIILFYLAILLSNTVRVFYTLTYGAYIPVLVGKKDLKSANVVLEIVNSFVQVIFPSLLGILTKYIALPLMTVGYGISHVISLIGQLFIKDKEEKIIKTDSDSEESCIEEIRKSYIFVFSNELLRPIIICYIVLVFCIGIFTSVQSFYILKELGLDKSKLGLIMGIGNTGFFIGSFLTPILSKKIKPAKLILFSISLYFGGYVCYFIFNSITGLIIGQILISTAIPVYNINVVTLHQSITPIERLGSTTSIFRVCGRGLVPVGALVGGILGGLFTSRYTVLISAFIMLFSGISIICSKKLMKWG; this is encoded by the coding sequence ATGAAAAAAATATGGATTAATAAAAATTTTGCTTTTTTATGTGTGTCTGCTCTTTTTGACGGAGCTGCAACACAATTTTCGATATTTTTATTTCCTTTAATAGCGATTTACCTGTATAATACTAACGTAATGCAAACTTCATTAATTACATTTGTAACATTTATACCGAATTTATTTTTGGCAAATCATGCGGGAATTTTTGTAGATAGACACAGAAAAAAGAAAATTTTATTAATTTGTAATATTATTTCGATGGTATTGATATTCTTATTAATATTACTGATAATGCTTAATGTAAAAAATATAATATTATTCTATCTTGCAATATTATTATCAAATACTGTCAGAGTTTTTTATACTCTAACATACGGAGCATATATTCCTGTTTTGGTGGGAAAAAAAGATTTGAAGTCTGCAAATGTTGTACTGGAAATAGTTAATTCATTTGTACAGGTAATATTCCCTTCTCTGTTGGGTATATTAACAAAATATATAGCTCTTCCGTTAATGACTGTAGGATACGGAATATCCCATGTGATCTCTTTAATAGGGCAGTTATTTATAAAAGATAAAGAAGAAAAAATAATCAAAACAGATTCAGATTCAGAGGAAAGCTGTATTGAAGAAATAAGAAAAAGTTATATTTTTGTTTTTAGTAATGAACTTTTGCGTCCTATTATAATTTGTTACATAGTTCTTGTTTTTTGTATCGGAATTTTTACATCGGTTCAGTCTTTTTATATTTTAAAAGAATTAGGGCTTGATAAAAGTAAATTAGGATTAATAATGGGAATAGGAAATACCGGATTTTTTATAGGAAGTTTTTTAACTCCGATATTATCTAAAAAAATAAAACCGGCAAAGCTGATCTTATTTTCCATAAGTTTGTACTTCGGAGGATATGTCTGTTATTTTATATTTAACAGTATAACGGGTCTGATAATAGGACAGATATTGATAAGTACTGCAATTCCTGTTTATAATATAAATGTCGTTACTCTGCATCAAAGTATTACACCGATAGAAAGGTTGGGAAGTACAACTTCAATATTCAGAGTGTGCGGAAGAGGATTAGTTCCTGTAGGAGCCTTAGTCGGCGGTATATTGGGAGGACTTTTTACATCAAGATATACTGTCTTGATTTCGGCATTTATTATGTTATTTTCGGGAATATCAATAATCTGTTCAAAAAAATTAATGAAATGGGGATAA
- a CDS encoding HU family DNA-binding protein → MSKKEFVEAYAKATGETKKRAEELVNEFLGTVEKSLAKGETVQFVGWGTFGVQKRAARTGRNPQTGKEIKIAAKKVVKFKVGKKLADKVAK, encoded by the coding sequence ATGTCAAAAAAAGAATTTGTTGAGGCTTATGCAAAAGCTACAGGAGAAACTAAAAAAAGAGCAGAAGAATTAGTAAATGAGTTTTTAGGAACTGTTGAAAAATCATTAGCTAAAGGAGAAACTGTTCAATTCGTTGGATGGGGAACATTCGGAGTACAAAAAAGAGCTGCAAGAACAGGAAGAAACCCTCAAACAGGAAAAGAAATTAAAATAGCTGCTAAAAAAGTAGTTAAATTTAAAGTCGGTAAAAAATTAGCTGATAAAGTAGCTAAATAA